A single Neospora caninum Liverpool complete genome, chromosome VIIb DNA region contains:
- a CDS encoding Peptidase M24, related, translated as MARDGKGGDSGLSAGEKLSQLRKLMKDRQLDAFIVYSGDAHGSEIPAPCDERRQFLTGFDGSNGVAVVTADEALLWTDGRYFVQAEQQLDASLWTLMKQNTPGTPKVQGWLFNNAKVKRVGVDGHSTLISEYRQLLHAGFVPSPSSSAPSLGAAGDLSLKSNGSGGPVDAGNAKELVILSENLVDQALDDVAWFLNLRGADAPCSPVFLSYCLIVNTASALHPAENGDSSVQDGSSALIVLYTNEERIKGAVAEALARYRVHVRPYGSVCDDLRHVLRNKPSFIDFISQAERPAGSNNQNADASNQKSDDGSERSKTCAQMLWVDPTANVSIFATANECDARVTLAVTPAAKQKAVKNSAELEGMKEAHVQDGVALAKFFSWLERTSGEPQPEPFSEWLVAQVVDGFRALSPSFRGISFSTIASADANAAIVHYRPSREDSAPVTSSCLFLLDSGGHYAVGGTTDVTRTVHTGTPTELQRRYFTLVLKGFIGLSRQVFPQGTRGPQLDVLARQYLWASGLDYRHGTGHGVGSYLNVHEGPIGISPRLICQAGETDLAEGNVLSVEPGFYEQGSLGIRIENLVYVTKATPAENFEDMKFLRFDQLTVVPIQKKLILPSLLTNEEIQWLNDYHQRVWTLVAPRLREETKNKAVTSITVGEGRRISVPTPGETLSWLEKATAPLPLH; from the exons ATGGCGCGAGATGGCAAGGGTGGGGATTCCGGGCTGTCGGCAGGGGAGAAGCTCTCCCAGCTGCGCAAGCTTATGAAAGACCGCCAACTAGACGCGTTCATTGTCTACAGCGGGGACGCACATGGCAGTGAAATTCCGGCCCCGTGCGACGAAAGACGCCAGTTCCTCACCGGCTTCGACGGCAGCAATGGCGTGGCCGTCGTCACCGCTGACGAGGCGCTACTGTGGACTGACGGAAGATATTTCGTCCAGGCCGAACAGCAGCTGGACGCTTCTCTGTGGACTCTCATGAAACAAAACACGCCGGGGACTCCGAAAGTCCAGGGCTGGCTTTTCAACAATGCAAAAG TGAAACGTGTAGGCGTCGACGGTCACTCCACGCTGATCTCGGAGTATCGACAGCTGCTCCACGCCGGCTTCgtcccctcgccgtcgtcttccgccccttccctcggcgccgcaggcgaccTGTCCCTGAAAAGCAACGGCAGTGGCGGACCCGTAGACgctggaaacgcgaaggaaCTCGTCATCCTTTCTGAAAACCTCGTGGACCAG GCCCTAGACGACGTGGCGTGGTTTCTGAATCTTCGAGGCGCAGATGCTCCTTGttctcctgtcttcctctcctacTGCTTGATCGTCAACACGGCTTCGGCGCTCCACCCAGCTGAAAACGGCGACTCTTCAGTGCAAGACGGCTCGTCAGCTCTGATTGT TCTGTATACAAACGAGGAGCGGATCAAAGGCGCCGTTGCTGAGGCGCTAGCCAGATACCGCGTGCACGTTCGTCCTTACGGGAGCGTGTGCGATGATTTGCGGCACGTCCTCCGAAACAAACCGTCCTTCATCGACTTCATCTCCCAAGCGGAACGCCCCGCCGGCTCCAACAACCAAAACGCCGACGCTTCCAACCAGAAAAGTGACGACGGATCAGAGAGGAGCAAAACGTGTGCTCAAATGCTCTGGGTTGATCCAACCGCCAACGTATCCATTTTCGCAACTGCGAACGAGTGTGACGCCCGCGTGACGCTGGCAGTGACCCCAGCTGCGAAGCAGAAG GCAGTGAAGAACTCGGCGGAGCTTGAGGGAATGAAGGAGGCACACGTGCAGGacggcgtcgctctcgccaaGTTCTTCTCGTGGTTGGAGCGGACGAGCGGGGAACCGCAACCTGAGCCGTTCTCTGAGTGGCTTGTGGCCCAGGTTGTCGACGGTTTTCGAGCGCTCTCC CCGTCTTTCAGGGGAATCTCCTTTTCCACCATCGCCTCTGCCGACGCGAACGCCGCCATCGTCCACTATCG GCCCTCGCGGGAGGACAGTGCACCGGTCAcgtcttcgtgtctcttcctcctcgatAGCGGCGGTCACTACGCCGTCGGCGGGACGACAGATGTCACGCGAACCGTGCACACGGGGACTCCAACAGAACTCCAACGACGCTATTTCACGCTGGTTCTCAAG GGGTTTATAGGCCTGTCTCGGCAGGTGTTTCCACAGGGAACGCGCGGGCCGCAGCTCGACGTGCTGGCGCGCCAGTATTTGTGGGCTTCTGGCCTGGACTATCGGCATG GAACGGGACACGGTGTTGGAAGCTATTTGAACGTCCACGAAGGGCCGATCGGTATTTCTCCCCGCCTCATT TGTCAAGCAGGCGAGACTGATTTGGCGGAGGGGAACGTGCTGTCGGTGGAGCCCGGATTCTATGAGCAAGGCAGCCTTGGCATCCGCATAGAGAATCTTGTCTACGTCACAAA AGCCACTCCGGCCGAGAACTTCGAGGACATGAAgtttctccgtttcgacCAGCTTACTGTTGTTCCCATCCAGAAAAAGCTgattctcccttctctcctgacAAACGAG GAAATTCAGTGGCTGAACGATTACCACCAGCGAGTATGGACACTGGTGGCTCCTCGTCTTCGAGAAGAAACCAAAAACAAGGCGGTGACCTCAATCACTgtgggagaaggcagaagaatcTCAGTTCCCACTCCGGGTGAAACTCTGAGTTGGCTCGAGAAAGCCACAGCTCCGTTGCCTCTCCACTAG
- a CDS encoding putative ankyrin repeat-containing protein — translation MVICCSRGAKNAGEDVWSDLGNAAYTGNLPRMMQQLSSGNSVNTPDENGFTPLHRAAQSGNFEALLLLVNSGADARCSATNGDTPLHIAAFHRHTDVVKFLLDTDAKADINKQNTDHGMTPLHVAVYRGCPEIVDLLLAAGADPDITAKGQTAVNLAEFWDSQESQGRSSPCAKHHDTLLLLQNRLKNPAV, via the exons ATGGTGATATGTTGCTCGCGAGGTGCAAAGAACGCGGGCGAGGATGTTTGGAGCGACCTCGGCAATGCTGCGTACACAGGCAATCTGCCTCGCATGATGCAGCAACTGAGCAGCGGCAACAGCGTCAATACACCAGATGAG AACGGTTTCACTCCACTTCATCGTGCGGCGCAGTCGGGGAATTTCGAGGCCTTGCTGCTCCTCGTGAACAGTGGAGCTGACGCACGCTGTTCAGCAACG AATGGCGACACGCCTCTCCATATTGCCGCTTTCCACAGGCACACAGACGTTGTCAAGTTCCTGCTGGACACGGATGCGAAGGCAGACATTAACAAACAAAATACGGAT CATGGCATGACGCCGCTGCATGTGGCAGTCTACAGGGGTTGCCCCGAAATTGTCGATTTGCTTTTGGCGGCAGGCGCAGATCCAGATATCACAGCGAAG GGCCAGACGGCAGTGAACTTGGCGGAATTTTGGGATTCGCAAGAGTCGCAAGGACGCTCTTCGCCCTGCGCCAAACACCACGACacccttcttctgcttcagAATCGACTCAAGAACCCTGCCGTGTGA
- a CDS encoding Histone H2A, related: MSAKGAGGRKKTSSGKKVSRSAKAGLQFPVSRIGRYLKKGRFAKRVGVGAPVYLAAVLEYLCAEILELAGNAARDHKKTRIIPRHIQLAVRNDEELSKFLGGVTIASGGVMPHVHAVLLPKHGKSKGKHGVSQEF; encoded by the coding sequence ATGTCGGCCAAAGGTGCGGGAGGTCGCAAGAAGACCAGCAGCGGCAAGAAAGTGTCACGCTCTGCCAAAGCTGGTTTGCAGTTTCCCGTGTCCCGTATTGGAAGGTACCTGAAGAAGGGACGGTTCGCGAAACGCGTTGGAGTGGGCGCTCCCGTGTACCTGGCTGCGGTGTTGGAGTACCTCTGCGCTGAAATTCTGGAGTTGGCGGGCAACGCCGCACGTGACCACAAGAAGACCCGTATCATTCCCCGACACATTCAACTCGCTGTGCGCAATGATGAGGAACTGAGCAAGTTCCTCGGCGGTGTGACCATCGCAAGTGGAGGAGTGATGCCCCATGTGCACGCGGTTCTGCTCCCTAAGCACGGCAAGTCAAAGGGGAAACACGGTGTGTCTCAGGAGTTCTAA
- a CDS encoding putative TBPIP domain-containing protein produces MGTQKATKAPPPDSNVPVGAELNNNSRKRTYTKSGDKQEKVKKPRHSNESRKNMSPREANPTTPLEPGKVMSDEQVAKNPRKGKNPVVPREKTRMTEDSSKGTCSNDNQMNPHLLSSPQEQNPTEKASADHVQEHGTSDHILEQLPTSINLQRAGAEAKDSALKIGNGCSSKDKPVTKNRHDTVGVAGDKPPQSTKTRGRTKGSTKKQEPPNVETSDTRSEKHNCSRGSTPASNNIHEPPQGDDYPTKIDHHEQENVRDEDMPIICTLSSQNEACTNAGPSSCVAAPLSVSTADSHRLAVSGPSDEGTTISSTRKMSADESRETDEEAACGIDATKQKQLSVERRPEPEKAAGEGDRVITTTAKKTQKGNRGAAVKGQKTDKNENMNHVVPPSDRILCYMKEQNRPYNAQIIFDNLQKSIKKADVERILDELTTQGSLIVKDIGKMKVYMYEQSQFGDKMTPEEMSTADGQISALREEIQQLEAEMKVLKATLSRREAETAAVALSDSVQNEIDELKLLLKSAATGDRSTLLLTADEINKTKVSHHVMHAEWARRKKICMELLGQISEATGHTVDELVERLGVEIDEDYIPDEAYKCYS; encoded by the exons ATGGGAACGCAGAAGGCTACCAAAGCTCCACCCCCGGACAGCAATGTTCCCGTCGGAGCGGAGTTAAACAACAACAGCAGGAAAAGGACCTACACTAAGAGCGGAGACAAACAAGAAAAAGTCAAGAAGCCGAGGCACAGCAATGAGAGTAGGAAGAATATGAGTCCACGCGAAGCTAACCCCACCACGCCGTTGGAACCAGGGAAAGTGATGTCAGACGAGCAAGTAGCAAAGAATCCTCGTAAAGGAAAGAATCCAGTCGTgcccagagagaaaaccagaatgacagaagacagcagcAAAGGTACTTGCTCTAATGACAACCAGATGAACCCACACCTTTTAAGCAGTCCCCAAGAGCAAAACCCGACGGAGAAAGCCAGCGCCGATCACGTGCAGGAGCACGGCACATCCGACCACATTCTCGAACAGCTACCGACCTCAATCAATCTTCAAAGAGCTGGAGCCGAAGCCAAAGATTCTGCCTTGAAGATCGGTAATGGCTGTTCATCTAAGGATAAGCCCGTAACAAAAAACCGGCATGACACTGTTGGAGTAGCGGGTGACAAGCCGCCTCAATCAACGAAGACAAGGGGCAGGACCAAGGGGTCAACAAAAAAGCAAGAACCGCCAAATGTTGAGACATCTGATACTCGTTCAGAGAAACATAATTGTTCCAGGGGATCAACACCTGCAAGCAATAATATTCACGAACCACCACAGGGCGACGATTATCCGACAAAAATCGATCACCATGAACAAGAGAACGTGCGGGATGAAGATATGCCCATCATTTGTACGTTATCGTCACAGAACGAAGCATGTACAAATGCAGGGCCATCCTCCTGTGTGGCAGCTCCTCTATCCGTGTCCACAGCTGACAGCCATCGTCTGGCTGTATCTGGTCCTTCCGATGAAGGCACTACAATCAGTTCGACGAGAAAAATGTCTGCAGACGAAAGCCGGGAAACAGATGAAGAGGCTGCTTGTGGAATAGACGCTACTAAACAAAAACAGTTGTCGGTCGAACGTCGTCCCGAGCCGGAGAAGGCTGCAGGGGAAGGGGACAGAGTTATCACTACCACTgcaaagaagacacagaagggCAATCGAGGAGCTGCAGTGAAGGGGCAGAAGACGGACAAGAACGAAAACATGAACCACGTAGTCCCACCGTCTGACCGAATCCTCTGCTACATGAAAGAGCAAAACCGTCCGTACAACGCCCAGATC ATTTTTGATAACCTCCAAAAATCAATAAAAAAAGCAGATGTCGAAAGAATTCTCGACGAGTTGACGACGCAAGGCTCGCTGATTGTCAAAGATATCGGGAAAATGAAA GTTTACATGTACGAACAGTCTCAGTTTGGAGACAAGATGACGCCTGAGGAGATGAGTACAGCTGACGGGCAAATTAGTG CGCTTAGGGAGGAGATCCAACAACTCGAAG CCGAGATGAAAGTGCTAAAGGCAACTCTAAGCAGGCGTGAAGCTGAAACTGCGGCGGTGGCACTAAGTGATTCCGTCCAGAATGAAATAGACGAGT TGAAGCTGCTGCTGAAGAGTGCGGCTACAGGAGATCGGAGCACACTGCTCCTGACAGCCGATGAAATTAATAAAACGAAGGTGTCGCACCACGTGATGCACGCTGAATGGGCACGCCGAAAGAAGATCTGCATGGAGCTGCTGGGTCAGATCTCCGAGGCAACGGGGCACACTGTGGATGAACTAGTGGAGCGGTTAGGCGTAGAGATAGACGAGGATTACATCCCCGACGAAGCATATAAATGCTACTCATGA
- a CDS encoding DNA-directed RNA polymerase I 16 kDa polypeptide,related codes for MADGGAGGSPHGASSNPSGKTWRTGVHEQEACKSAQLTFTLTGEDHTLGNAIRSILVRKPGVEFAGYSVPHPTQPEMNIRLQTTGESAMQLLRESFDDLANICDHLDTLYDEALEEFSRKQGESSERAS; via the exons ATGGCGGATGGCGGTGCGGGAGGAAGCCCTCACGGAGCTTCCTCCAATCCGTCTGGAAAAACGTGGAGAACGGGCGTCCACGAGCAAGAGGCTTGCAAGTCCGCCCAGTTGACCTTTACACTTACTGGCGAAGACCATACGTTGGGCAACGCGATCAGATCTATCCTTGTTCGGAAACCCGGCGTGGAGTTTGCTGGCTATTCCGTGCCCCATCCGACTCAACCAGAGATGAACATTCGCCTCCAGACAACAG GTGAATCAGCTATGCAGCTCTTGCGAGAGAGCTTTGACGACCTGGCGAACATATGCGATCATCTGGATACGCTATATGATGAAGCGCTCGAGGAATTCAGTAGAAAGCAGGGAGAGTCGTCGGAGCGGGCCTCTTGA
- a CDS encoding Aspartic protease 7, related: MEGSSLQGFWHEDQFRLLAPPRTVTRNSQSFYDIKSQVLQAQRKTHSSDESGPSSLLTLPIRTNFGCHVQETELFVDQKASGIWGLEIWSQFGPETYMTRTLLNSTNKSSAVVPSTLPDGASSFALCLAEHGGAFSIGDANGELHTSDTVTSNFIPHQESYSVYLSGISVGDKIISLENSKGDRADPSNVPQTLRGSALQSSSPARDDRPNPPHHLPHPSTKFEVLLDSGTTMSYFPTRIYDEIVGAIEEYAELKGGRRTGNRRRRLAGAGEIPTAAINEAPGTNSLARGKLIKLLGQEESVSGSEFVSDSMSAQHRITVRSLAATAHSGVEYDVLSTGTEGLSEFLPAGSAEQDDEVIMNLVDRLTSDANHVDTSGTVNTEGIRRAAPGEISISNPQRRRQERPTPSLAKTPATNEANQHLGSSPSSSAAAGHNSQTPHPQSEHLASGRGRRQQRRQARRVELGQEVRDSEAEAIGEIITTLSVDDEVAYELLPPSASPRQSQAVKVESTAGELCFYLPKGRADLSYFPDIWLHFVPPHQNSGSASSLRRDAALQNGHGNETTETKETGSGWVRWQPASYLYTKGNEHYRCVAMSDDPRADSSGVLGSSFFIGHDLIFDVRHEMIGIAEASCPGIKLKDRPRDLPL; encoded by the coding sequence ATGGAGGGCAGTAGTCTGCAGGGCTTTTGGCATGAAGATCAGTTCCGGCTTCTAGCTCCACCTCGGACGGTGACGCGAAACAGTCAGTCTTTTTACGATATCAAGAGTCAAGTTCTCCAAGCTCAAAGAAAGACGCATTCTTCAGACGAATCTGGACCTTCTTCACTCCTGACCCTGCCCATCAGAACGAACTTCGGTTGTCATGTACAGGAAACAGAACTGTTCGTCGATCAGAAGGCAAGCGGAATTTGGGGTCTAGAAATTTGGAGTCAATTCGGACCGGAAACATATATGACACGTACTTTGTTGAATTCAACGAACAAGAGCAGCGCTGTTGTCCCCTCAACCCTCCCTGACGGTGCGagttccttcgctctctgtcttgcggAGCATGGTGGCGCCTTCTCCATCGGAGACGCAAATGGAGAGCTACACACTTCAGATACAGTAACGTCGAATTTTATTCCACACCAAGAGTCCTATTCGGTCTACCTCTCAGGTATCAGTGTTGGTGATAAGATCATATCTCTCGAAAACAGTAAAGGTGACAGAGCCGATCCGAGCAATGTGCCCCAGACTCTGCGGGGGAGCGCGCTTCAAAGTAGCAGTCCAGCCCGAGACGACCGCCCTAATCCTCCACATCACCTGCCCCATCCATCGACGAAATTCGAGGTGCTTCTCGACTCGGGTACCACGATGAGCTATTTCCCCACCAGAATTTATGACGAAATTGTTGGTGCTATTGAAGAGTATGCAGAGCTAAAGGGTGGCCGCCGAACCGGGAATCGTAGAAGAAGACTCGCAGGTGCTGGGGAGATTCCAACAGCAGCAATCAACGAGGCTCCTGGGACAAACAGCCTTGCCAGAGGGAAACTAATCAAGCTTCTTGGCCAGGAAGAAAGTGTTTCAGGTTCCGAATTTGTTTCGGACTCGATGTCAGCACAACACCGAATCACGGTACGAAGCTTGGCGGCCACGGCGCACTCAGGTGTTGAATATGATGTACTTTCAACTGGTACGGAAGGCCTTTCCGAGTTTCTTCCAGCCGGGAGCGCCGAGCAAGACGACGAGGTTATAATGAACTTGGTGGACAGGTTAACTAGTGATGCAAATCATGTGGACACTAGTGGAACGGTAAATACAGAAGGTATCAGGCGTGCCGCCCCTGGTGAGATCAGCATTTCTAACCCACAGCGCCGTCGTCAGGAGCGCCCAACTCCAAGTTTAGCAAAGACCCCGGCAACAAACGAAGCGAACCAGCATCTTGGCAGCTCACCATCATCCTCCGCTGCAGCAGGACATAATTCACAGACGCCGCACCCCCAGAGCGAGCATCTAGCGTCTGGCCGAggtcggagacagcagcgtcGTCAAGCGAGGCGCGTGGAGCTCGGACAGGAGgtgcgagacagcgaagcagaagcgATTGGCGAGATCATCACCACGTTAAGCGTCGATGACGAAGTTGCGTATGAGTTGTTGCCCCCCTCAGCTTCACCGAGGCAGAGTCAAGCGGTAAAGGTGGAGAGCACAGCTGGTGAACTTTGTTTCTACTTGCCTAAGGGCCGAGCCGATCTCTCATACTTCCCGGATATTTGGCTACACTTTGTACCACCCCATCAGAACAGTGGATCGGCAAGCTCTCTCCGCAGGGATGCTGCACTGCAGAATGGCCACGGTAATGAGACCACAGAAACTAAGGAAACAGGTTCTGGTTGGGTGCGCTGGCAACCCGCAAGCTACTTGTATACGAAAGGCAACGAGCATTATCGATGTGTAGCGATGAGTGACGATCCTCGTGCCGACAGCTCTGGCGTCTTGGGCAGTAGCTTCTTCATCGGTCACGATCTCATCTTCGATGTCCGCCATGAGATGATCGGTATTGCTGAGGCAAGCTGCCCAGGGATCAAGCTGAAGGATCGACCCAGGGACCTGCCCTTGTAA